In the Choloepus didactylus isolate mChoDid1 chromosome 3, mChoDid1.pri, whole genome shotgun sequence genome, ccagttTTAGGCTAGTGTAATAAGGCTACTATGAACTTTCTTGAACTAGTCTTTTTGTTGACATGTgtattcatttctcttgagtgaATTCCctgaagtagaattgctgggtccttAGGTGtgcctgtatttcattttattgaaacttGGCAGTTCTTTCAAACATGCCCTGAGACTTCTCTACTTCTCTCTTCCCAACTTTTTCCCATGCTGCCACCCTAAATTATCTCCCTTCTGCTTCTGTTATCAAGCCTGATTCCTGACCTGCATTTTCCTCCTCACAGGACAAGAGGAGGTAGTCATCCCTCCTGGAGGATCACAAAACAATGTGGACCCCACAGACTGCCAAATCTTTACACTCACACCTCCTCCCACCACGAGGAAGCCAGTGACGAAGAGCCAGCCCATCACAAGAACACCCAAGtgtcctttccatttttttccacgaAGAAGACCCAGAGTACACCTTAGATTTCCACACAGACCTTTCTTCCCTCCAAAATGCAACCACCGTTTTCAATTCCAGCCATTTTTTTTACCACCCAGTCACCATACTCCTCGTTATAAATATTTCCCTAGAAGACAACTCCAGAGAGGAAGTTCATCTGAagaaagctgaaagaaaaagagaagtccCAAACACAGTGAAGGAAAAGAAGCCAATGCCacagaaaaagcaacaaaaagattTATGTTTTCTCTCTCCAAAGTAAAACTAATGGATTTAAAGATTAAGTATCCTAAAAACTGCTGACTAGAAATTGTCCTCCTCCTCAGTAGTAAAGATACTGGTTTATAGGTTATTCTTGTTTGCAGAATAGTAGTGGTTAATGCATTTTGCGTATCCCCAACTTTTTTTATGATCGCAGGACATTTCCGCAAATCAAACCTTAAAATGGATCATTCCAATAATTCATATCCATATTGAGATGCCAGAAGAATGAATCCCCTTTTCTAAATTAGTGTTGAgagcatttaaataaatttacatcattataaatgaaatgaagataCTAATGACATGCCTTTATACTCATCGGAAATGTTACAGAGTGAGGTATATGtacaaagtgaattttaaaagaaattgtgaAGTGTCAATagtagggggatataagggatatgggtttgtttgttttttttcttttggagtaatgaaaatgttctaaaattgattgtggtgatgaatgcacaactctgtgattatactgcaAGCTATTGACTGTACACTTCaggtggattatatggtgtgtgaatatatctcaataaaactgctttaaaaaagaaattataaagattaaagtaaaacaaagttATCAGCAGTCTAACTGTAGATAAAACTTTAGAGACATATAGTCTGAATTATCTAAcccaaataacttttttttttaactgtggtatttaaatttactttaataTTAACTTTTTAAGCAACTGGTGCAATTTAGTTTCTTAAGTATCGCATTGTTTCTCCTATTTTCATCAAATAGATACTTGCTAAAATGATATATTTCTCCTAAAACTTTCAACATAGTTCCAGGCACAAAGGCCTGGCTAAAGGTTACATGAATCTTCTTATAACTCTGGAACTCCAAAGACGAATTTACTCAACTATGAGAACCTTGTATTCTGAGCATGCAACATGAGAACTAAATCCCACTGATTACATTCATTGATTATTTGTTTGTCCACTCTGTAAAATACTGCCACCTGTTTGTGCCATTCATCTTGCCTAAAATATAGGAAGTTTGGTTTTGCATATTTGGCCAATGGCTTACACCTGTTCCTGCTAAGAAAGATTAGAAAAAGTTGCTGCTGCTTCTTCTACAATGAAAAGGACACAACATAAAGACAATGTAGACTTTGGAGATGATTATCTGGATAAAGGAAAGAGATTTAAAATCATCATGCTGTACATCCTtgctatattaaaaaatacaaagaaaaaaactatttccTTTACTCACTTCATtgcaaattttcattaaaaaaaatatttgcttcagaattgcagatttaaataaaaatccacTTGAGTTCCTCAACAAGAAACTCTGCACCTTTAAATAAACCTTACGTGTTCTCCTTTTTGGTTAGTAGGGACATAACCAGGAATGGGCCAAcctcagcaaacttgaagatagataAATGTTTGTATTTGAATCTCACTTCCCTTTCTGGGTCCTCCTTTATTTTGGCATGCTCACCACTTACCTAAGTACTTGATGCTTCACACTGCCCCTGACTGCCCAAAACCAACCCAATTTTGACTGGGCTTTCTTTCCCCAAACATTAGAACTCTTGCAATCCAAAAGTTAACTGTTCTGAAATCTACTCACTAAGGCCTTGCCAGGTGGTATGTAAACCTCAGGTAAACTAAGACAAACTAAAGATGGATTAGCACTGTCCTtgtttgctaacactgctggaatgcaaaacaccagaaatggattggcttttataaagggggtttatttggttacaaagttactgtcttaaggcataaagtgtccaaggtaaggcatcaacacagggtaccttcactggaggatggctgatggtgtccgaaaacctctgttagctgggaaggcatgcggctggcatctgctctggagttttggtttcaaaatggctttctcccaggacgttcctctctaggctgcagcaggtctccaaaatgtcattctcagttgctcttggggcgtttgtcctctcttatcttctcaaggcaaaagactgctttcaaaggccatctccaaaatgtctctgtaaactgcagctcctctctcagctcctgtgcattcttcaaagtgtccctctcagctgtagcaagctgctccttctgtctgagcttatatagtaccccagtaaactaatcaaggcccatgctgaatggatggggccacacctccatggaaattatctaatcagagttatcacctaagttgggtgggtcacatctccatggaaacactcaattaaagaattacaatctaatcaacactaatacgtctgtccacacaagattgcctcaaagataatggcattttgggggacataatacattcaaactggcacaagcaccTTAAACACATTAGTCAGGGCATCTACTATAGAAAGCAAGCTACTCTTATAGTGTTTCAGAGTGAGGGCCTTTTTCAAAACAACTCCAGGTAACATTGCATCATTCCTCTCCCGGAACATGCATAGAGGTATAGAGATGCCTAGGTGAGAAGCAGCCCATACTTGTAATTAAAAGCATAAGCCTTggtgacaaaaaaaaacaaactgacaaaaaaaaaaaaaacaaagacaaaaaaaaaatcattcctttgggttaataaattattcttttaCAATATAGAAATCTCGACCAGGTTTATTGACTCCGGGAGACAGTCTTCAGTCACTAATAACTCAAAGTGAATTAGTTTATCAAATGTGTTCTTCTTAACTTATATGTGGTATTAGCTGCTTTTCAAGCAATGGGAAATCTGTTGGAACAGTGTGATGGCTTTTAAATCCATCTTTTGTTTTGTGACAGAAATAGCTGATCTAAGTCCAAAGTTCTAATtatgccaaaaatgcataacctgaGTCTAATCATCAGACAAATTCAAATTAAAGGACATTTACAAAACAAGTGACCTATATAATCTTGAAAAATGTAGCTGTAACGAAAGACAAAGGTTAGAGATTAA is a window encoding:
- the ODAPH gene encoding odontogenesis associated phosphoprotein, producing MAGRLCFSYWVLVCWLMVTMAEGQEEVVIPPGGSQNNVDPTDCQIFTLTPPPTTRKPVTKSQPITRTPKCPFHFFPRRRPRVHLRFPHRPFFPPKCNHRFQFQPFFLPPSHHTPRYKYFPRRQLQRGSSSEES